A region of Thermoplasmatales archaeon DNA encodes the following proteins:
- a CDS encoding SAM-dependent chlorinase/fluorinase — translation MIITLTTDIGWEYAAEIKGKIYSINPEAKIVDVSHEVKPQSITEGAFIIYSICPYFKNAIHVGVVDPGVGTDRKAIIIECNNCYFVGPDNGLLIPSAKRMGIKNIYEIRINEKVSSVFHGRDVFAPAAARLSLGEEASKLGSAIDEYVPFDFGLQEEEGNKIRGKILFIDRFGNIITNIKLDADKFVVRIGKIEREVKLYPSYGYARVGEVIAVKSSSDFLEIAVNQGNAGRYFNAREGENIEIFL, via the coding sequence ATGATAATAACCCTAACAACCGACATTGGCTGGGAATATGCCGCTGAAATTAAAGGAAAGATATATTCAATAAATCCTGAAGCAAAGATTGTTGATGTAAGCCATGAAGTAAAGCCACAGAGCATAACAGAGGGGGCGTTCATTATCTATTCAATTTGTCCCTATTTTAAAAATGCAATACATGTGGGAGTTGTTGACCCAGGGGTTGGCACAGATAGAAAGGCAATTATAATTGAATGCAACAATTGCTATTTCGTTGGCCCAGACAATGGCTTGCTGATTCCCTCGGCAAAAAGAATGGGGATAAAAAATATATATGAGATAAGGATAAATGAAAAAGTATCAAGCGTCTTTCACGGAAGGGATGTTTTTGCTCCAGCCGCCGCCCGTCTTTCGCTTGGCGAAGAGGCAAGTAAATTGGGGTCTGCGATAGATGAGTATGTGCCTTTCGATTTTGGCTTGCAAGAGGAGGAAGGGAATAAGATAAGGGGGAAAATTCTATTCATTGACAGGTTCGGGAATATAATAACAAATATCAAGCTTGATGCTGATAAATTTGTTGTGAGAATTGGAAAAATTGAGAGAGAAGTTAAGCTTTATCCGTCTTATGGATATGCAAGGGTTGGGGAAGTTATTGCAGTTAAATCAAGCAGTGATTTTCTTGAAATTGCAGTTAATCAGGGAAATGCTGGAAGATATTTTAATGCAAGGGAGGGGGAGAATATAGAAATATTTTTGTAA
- a CDS encoding divalent-cation tolerance protein CutA encodes MHFLVITTCSRKDEEKIKNALLNEKGAACISSFEVKSRYIWHGKIEEENEIMLFIKTNDCKKAEEIIRKNHSYEIPEIICIEIKGYEKYLKWMDEVIK; translated from the coding sequence ATGCATTTTCTTGTGATAACTACATGCAGCAGGAAGGATGAGGAGAAAATAAAAAATGCATTGCTAAATGAAAAAGGAGCTGCTTGCATAAGCTCATTTGAAGTAAAATCCAGATATATATGGCATGGTAAAATTGAGGAAGAAAATGAAATAATGCTTTTTATAAAAACAAATGACTGCAAAAAAGCTGAGGAAATAATAAGAAAAAATCACTCATATGAAATTCCAGAAATAATATGCATTGAAATTAAAGGATATGAGAAATATCTTAAATGGATGGATGAGGTGATTAAATGA
- a CDS encoding B12-binding domain-containing radical SAM protein yields MKKQYDVLLTCDETLMSNHHGKEFLGFATSAPPNWLPEFLFKRLFFPRMKKIDGMPWQAPYGLRKIEAKLIDCGFDAAVISPEDLGKFKAKAIGIYVMDAFGWGPSSTTFAGIMKTGEPYNAKYFRKLLESNGYRKLKKDGAKTIVGGPSAWQFRHMQEFMDKHGIDCVFDGEGEVAVKLFRDAIEGKDIGRFYESEESPTIEEISEIKKASINGLVEVGRGCPRGCKFCSVTLRPLRWYPYEKIEKEIEVNKKCGVNSCILHAEDVLLYGQNSVIPDEEKVLKINEIAKKQASFVSWSHASFSAVASKPKLIEKCSEIILDERQRWWGAEMGIETGSPEMVKKIMPAKAKPFKPEEYPEVVKKAMGVMHDNGLIPACTLVVGLPEEREEDVIKTIELIEELKEYKSLIVPLFFVPLGKLKKEDWFKSEKMGDLHKELLVKCMGHDLKWAKEIANNYFQEKNSFLKPLYLLFMKLIEWQGKKRGVVN; encoded by the coding sequence ATGAAGAAGCAATACGATGTTTTGCTCACATGTGATGAAACATTGATGAGCAATCATCACGGCAAAGAATTTCTTGGATTTGCAACAAGCGCACCGCCAAATTGGTTACCTGAATTTTTATTCAAAAGATTATTTTTCCCTAGAATGAAAAAAATTGATGGAATGCCGTGGCAGGCTCCTTATGGATTGCGAAAGATAGAGGCAAAATTGATTGATTGTGGGTTTGATGCCGCGGTTATTTCCCCTGAAGATCTGGGGAAATTTAAAGCTAAGGCAATTGGAATTTATGTTATGGATGCATTTGGATGGGGGCCCTCCTCAACAACTTTTGCTGGAATAATGAAAACAGGCGAGCCATATAATGCAAAATATTTTCGCAAGTTGCTAGAAAGCAATGGCTACAGAAAGCTTAAAAAAGATGGAGCAAAAACAATAGTTGGCGGCCCTTCCGCCTGGCAATTTCGCCACATGCAAGAATTTATGGATAAACATGGGATAGATTGCGTTTTTGATGGGGAGGGGGAAGTTGCGGTGAAGTTATTCAGAGATGCAATTGAGGGAAAAGATATTGGAAGATTTTATGAGAGCGAGGAATCTCCAACCATAGAAGAGATATCAGAAATAAAGAAGGCGAGCATAAATGGGCTCGTTGAGGTTGGGCGTGGATGTCCCCGCGGTTGCAAGTTTTGCAGTGTAACTTTGCGCCCTTTGAGATGGTATCCATATGAAAAGATTGAGAAAGAGATAGAAGTAAATAAGAAATGCGGAGTTAATTCATGCATTCTCCATGCTGAAGATGTTTTACTTTATGGACAAAATAGTGTTATTCCAGATGAGGAAAAGGTTCTCAAAATCAATGAAATTGCAAAAAAACAAGCAAGTTTTGTTAGCTGGAGCCATGCATCATTTTCTGCGGTTGCAAGCAAGCCAAAGCTCATAGAGAAGTGCTCAGAAATAATTTTGGATGAAAGGCAGAGGTGGTGGGGGGCGGAAATGGGAATAGAAACTGGTTCGCCAGAAATGGTTAAAAAAATAATGCCCGCGAAGGCAAAGCCATTCAAGCCTGAAGAGTATCCAGAGGTTGTTAAAAAAGCGATGGGGGTAATGCATGATAACGGCTTAATTCCAGCATGCACTCTTGTTGTTGGATTGCCAGAAGAAAGAGAGGAAGATGTTATAAAAACAATTGAACTTATTGAAGAATTAAAAGAATATAAGAGTTTGATTGTTCCACTATTTTTTGTCCCTCTAGGAAAATTGAAGAAAGAGGATTGGTTTAAAAGCGAAAAGATGGGCGATTTGCATAAAGAATTGCTTGTAAAATGCATGGGGCATGATTTAAAATGGGCAAAAGAAATAGCAAATAATTACTTCCAGGAAAAAAATTCCTTTCTTAAGCCATTATATCTTCTTTTCATGAAGTTAATTGAATGGCAGGGAAAGAAAAGAGGGGTAGTAAATTAG